tacgaccattttctcactaattggacccccaggaactcagaaaacgcagcgaaaagagcgtaggaccaacggcagagaaattacgaaggaaagagcaccagctgaaaaatgtcaaaaacacaggttctcgttttttggctgtaacttttgattcgttgctcgcagcgtattgaaactgcgcccaatcgatttctagCGCAAAGTTATGCCGGAATAGGgcatcaaagaattaattccagcacttttcaaaatcgcccaaatttttgccaaaaatgcaaaggggttagccttacttttttttcattttcggagccaaaaatttttggtctcagattcgatttgtacgaccattttctgactaattggacccccaggaactcagaaaacgcagcgaaaagagcgtaggaccaacggcagagaaattacgaaggaaagagcaccagctgaaaaatgtcaaaaacacaggttctcgttttttggctgtaacttttgattcgttgctcgcagcgtattgaaactgcgcccaatcgattcctagCGCAAAGTTATGCCGGAATAGGgcatcaaagaattaattccagcacttttcaaaatcgaccaaatttttgccaaaaatgcaaaggggttggccttacttttttttcattttcggagccaaaaatttttggtctcagattcgatttgtacgaccattttctgactaattggacccccaggaactcagaaaacgcagcgaaaagagcgtaggaccaacggcagagaaattacgaaggaaagagcaccagctgaaaaatgtcaaaaacacaggttctcgttttttggctgtaacttttgattcgttgctcgcagcgtattgaaactgcgcccaatcgattcctagCGCAAAGTTATGCCGGAATAGGgcatcaaagaattaattccagcacttttcaaaatcgcccaaatttttgccaaaaatgcaaaggggttagccttacttttttttcattttcggagccaaaaatttttggtctcagattcgatttgtacgaccattttctgactaattggacccccaggaactcagaaaacgcagcgaaaagagcgtaggaccaacggcagagaaattacgaaggaaagagcaccagctgaaaaatgtcaaaaacacaggttctcgttttttggctgtaacttttgattcgttgctcgcagcgtattgaaactgcgcccaatcgattcctctcgcaaagtTATGCCGGAATAGGgcatcaaagaattaattccagcacttttcaaaatcgcccaaatttttgccaaaaatgcaaaggggttagccttacttttttttcattttcggagccaaaaatttttggtctgagattcgatttgtacgaccattttctgactaattggacccccaggaactcagaaaacgcagcgaaaagagcgtaggaccaacggcagagaaattacgaaggaaagagcaccagctgaaaaatgtcaaaaacacaggttctcgttttttggctgttacttttgattcgttgctcgcagcgtattgaaactgcgcccaatcgattcctagCGCAAAGTTATGCCGGAATAGGgcatcaaagaattaattccagcacttttcaaaatcgcccaaatttttgccaaaaatgcaaaggggttagccttacttttttttcattttcggagccaaaaatttttggtctcggattcgatttgtacgaccattttctgactaattggacccccaggaactcagaaaacgcagcgaaaagagcgtaggaccaacggcagagaaattacgaaggaaagagcaccagctgaaaaatgtcaaaaacacaggttctcgttttttggctgtaacttttgattcgttgctcgcagcgtattgaaactgcgcccaatcgattcctagCGCAAAGTTATGCCGGAATAGGACatcaaagaattaattccagcacttttcaaaatcgaccaaatttttgccaaaaatgcaaaggggccttacttttttttcactttcggagccaaaaatttttggtctcagattcgatttgtacgaccattCTCTcactaattggacccctaggaactcagaaaacgcagcgaaaagagcgtaggaccaacaggagagtaATGGCGAGTAAAATTCtccgtttttcggctgtaactcttcatCAGTTGATCGCAGcacattgggactgcgcttaatcAATTTCTTTCGCAGAATCACGTCTATATAGTGCATCGAAGTAATAATACATctgcttttcaaattcggcCAAAGTTCATctcgaaaaattcaaagggCCTTTCCTTgcttttttgcgattttcagaGCTCGGAAactttttgtctcagaattgttTCGCAGGACTCTTTCTTTGCTGATCGGATTCTCAGGAATGCGAAAAAGACAttaaaaagagcgtaggacaaacagcACAGAAATTGAGAACGAAATCTTTCATTTCTGGGCTCCAACTTTCGAcacgttgctcgcagcgtattctaTAGAGTTTGTCTATACGCTCTGTGAAAGCTGTTCGAGATATGGAAAAATAATCCAATTCCTTCGCATCGTTTTAgaattataatacatgtaatGCATTAAAATAATcatgctgaattattttctcatatcTCGAACTGATACTTCATCTCGCTTCTTCAATTGAAccattttttcacacttcCAAGTAATCATCAGACTGAGCGCATTGGTCTTCACCTCGCAAAAATACACCAGAAATGCGTCTGACTTATTGGATTCTGGCATTTTTCAAGGTGGTCTGTATTCGAGCCATATATATGCAAAGTCTTgtcatataatttataaaagtaATTAGATATAGCATTTCAGACGGGTAATTACGTCATGACGATTCttgcttaaaaaaaattatacattttaaaaCTTCCTCAAAATTACCATTCAAGTTCATGAGATAAGTTCAGAAATGTACAAATCATCGAAGATTAACTTTCCTTATGATTATTGAATAGTTCTGCATTTAAATATTCGCGGAAGAGATAATGACGATGCAGATTGTTGATGAAATCTATTTATTTAGGGTTTCTAGAAGGTAAACAACACTGCatagtaaattataataaatatgcaATGAATTTGCATGTGCGAACTGAGATAGAacctatgtatatttacacgtgacgaatttgatttaaaattcattctaaGAACTACAGAATACTAAGGCCAGATATTTTATGTtcagttattaaaaattataacaatacCTTACACATTAAAGCATACTATTATAAATTCCCGTATAATCTACTACACAAGATGACCATGTCACATAACGTTAAAAAGTTCAAATTAGTTCTGAGAATGTTTTTACGCTAATTTTCAATCATAAATTTACTCATTATTGTTTACTTTGCCCCCTTATAATCTataaatgttatttatttattccccTATTATAGAACTTTTCAAAAACCACTGCattaaacattttaatttACGAGATGTAGTAAGTCCGTTTGCTCATGAAGTCGTATGAGTAAGTTTCTGACTCCATGTAATGTTTTATCTCTTACGATCGTTAGATCCACTGCGGTGTGAACGTGAGCGTCTCCCACGGCTGTCACTCCTTGAACGTCTAGATCTGAAACATGTATTTTCCCCATACAGCGAATTAGTCACACCgcaaaatacaaatttatcaAACATTGAAAAGAAATCATATCATCAGTTAATACGCTTCCCGAGTATTATCACGATGTTTTCGAGAAAGGAGCCATCTTGCGAGGCTcaactttaaaaaaaacaactgtcAGCTCGGCCTTTGCATTTCATCACAAATTATTCGTTCATCAGAAACAGATAATAATGCAATACTTCCTAAGTCAACCCTCCTTACCTTTTGCCGCGGCTACGGCTCCTGGACCTTGACCGTCGTCTATCCCGACGGGCACGTTCGCGGTCGCGATCGCGATCTCGATCGCGTTCTCTGTATCCAGTACTCAGCCCACCACGACTTCGATCCCTGTCCCGATCTTCACGTTCCCTGTCCCGCTGTCTGTCCCTGTCCATCATagtctctcttttttctttgcgCCTATCCTCGACAGTTTTTTCAAGCTCGGCAAGTTTTTCCCTTATCTTGATGAAGCCCAAATGGAGTTTTCCACCAAAGTGATCGGCCAGTCGTCTATCGTTGTCATGTATACCAAGGTATGCACTGCAGACTTCACAGACTCTTAATTTTTGCTGCTGGTAGCTCGAAGCTGGCATGCTATTTCGGTATTCTTGTTCAgcctcgttttttttctttctcaactCATCAATTTCACCCATAAGCTTCATAGATTCTTCTACAAACCCTTCCTCGCCAAGCTGCTCTGCCTTGGCAAGttttttaccaatttcttCCGCAAGAACATGAACGTTGTTAGCTTTTGCTGCAACCTCTGCACTCAACTCTTCTTGAGTCTCTGCAAGACGTTGCTTAGCTTGTTCAGTTCGTCGGTCACAATCagcaatgaaattttgaaggTGTTCCATTGCCTACGAAATGAAAACGTAAgtcgttaattaaaaattaaaaaattaaaacgtaaatttgtaatattattgGCAATAGTAAAAGCTACGGAAATAATGTTTAAACTTGAAATCTTGATCAgaagttttatttcatttaaccTCGTATAATAGATATCTCGTTATTAACTTACGTCGATGTCATAAAAATGATCTCTTTTCTTCTGTGCAGCTTCGTAGTCGGCCCGCAGAGCCAGGTCGTGAATCTGAGGGCATTCGCCCAAGTCCATGCGCTGCgatttacaaattataataaattaatgacCTTCTTAAGTGAGACTCCCCTTTGACAATTCCTAAATATTACCACCATCCCAAGAACTGTTACATACTTCTCATTTCATATGAATAAGATCGTCGGTAACAATGATATATTTGTCTGTACAAAATTACAGGAAGTCTACcatctttattattttttcgtcagTTCACTTTTTTTAAGTTAATTTAAGTGCGAGCCTGTCTTTCAATTTATCAAGATCCGGTCAAACACAGTGTTCCGTAACGGTCAAACTGCTAGATACGctatcaaaaaatatacatttaggAACTGATGCTttcacatatatttatataatttctaTAGTTAGATATTTTGTTGATTTCACTTACAGAGCGGCAACACCTCTCCGCCTGACGCGACAATGCGATGGCAACGACGCTACAATCAGCACACACCTTAATTTACATATTCTGTTCTATGACACAACTTAATAACTTATTATGTTAACTATTAAAcgaaatattatgaaaatagtgatttgaataatttgcattttatttatttagaaatCGAGTTGAATACGTACATCCGGTGATGAGGGGAATTTTGTAACAGCTGTGTCGTGCGATCCTGCCTATAATTGAGTCCTTCCTTCGATCTTTCACGCATGTTACAAATTGCCAAAATTAAGtgtgaaattgagaaaatcaaAAGCTAGATTGACATACCGTTACAAACGGAAGCAAAATCCTTTAGTAAAACAATCACATATTCTAATCAAAAAGTCTTGTTAGTCAAAATAGAACCTAATGCAAAAAATCGTAATCGCAAAGGACATCATTTCACGATACTATATTACACAATCTAAAactgatgaaaatattattgaaacaaATGAATGTTGTGCTCATCCTAATTTGGGCAATTAGTAAGTTCAGACAGCCTTACTTACAGATCTGTCCTTCGTTTCCTGTCCCCAATCCAAAAAAAGGGAAACTACTTTGTTCACGCATACTCACAGAAAACTTTTGGCCTATTATCCATTATTGACGAATATATTCATGacaaaatgataattatatcAAGAATCCTTTCATGAATACTACTCACCAAAGCGAACTAAGTGAACAGGCCTCTGGCGGTTTGGGCAAATATATTTCTAAACCCCGGCACACAGCCTCACAACTGGGCCGAGGCTTTGAATAGGTAGTTTTTAATtaagttattatttattacgtaAAATATCTCAATGGTAATACGTACgtcttcttttgttttcagtACTTACAGTAACGCGCGTGTGATAGTGAGACAAACAACAATATGATTGGACAATATTCGCAACAATATTGTACATTGGATTGGTTTTGCATTTTTCAGACTCTCTGGAAATAGAACTGCAGTCGCATCGGTATTAGTGAATTCAGTAACCTTCTTGTGATTGggttgtttgtttttaatgtttttttcttacatataaatataatacccTAACAACTAGTAATAACACAAATGCCCCATACCAACTTGTGTTACAACTTTTTCACGCATATTAGGTACAAGAACATACTCTAACAGACTTATCTGTATTGAATaaagttagaaaattttttacatcaaattattcaGCCGAACAAAGTCTAGAAGCTATGCAATTGGAAACTTAGCTATTGCCTgtcaatgaaacaaaatttgctGCGTAAAACCATAGCTGTGTTTGCTATCATACTTCTAGACTTCGTAACAATCAATTGATGAATaaagatgatgaaaattatacaggAAAGATTTCAGGATTGTTGTAAATTGTCAGTAATTAGCGGTTTTGTCTCAAGATGACATAGTACATTACTGTATTGTTATGTTACTGCCATTTACAT
This is a stretch of genomic DNA from Neodiprion fabricii isolate iyNeoFabr1 chromosome 2, iyNeoFabr1.1, whole genome shotgun sequence. It encodes these proteins:
- the LOC124175138 gene encoding putative RNA-binding protein Luc7-like 1 isoform X2; amino-acid sequence: MRERSKEGLNYRQDRTTQLLQNSPHHRIVVAIALSRQAERCCRSRMDLGECPQIHDLALRADYEAAQKKRDHFYDIDAMEHLQNFIADCDRRTEQAKQRLAETQEELSAEVAAKANNVHVLAEEIGKKLAKAEQLGEEGFVEESMKLMGEIDELRKKKNEAEQEYRNSMPASSYQQQKLRVCEVCSAYLGIHDNDRRLADHFGGKLHLGFIKIREKLAELEKTVEDRRKEKRETMMDRDRQRDREREDRDRDRSRGGLSTGYRERDRDRDRDRERARRDRRRSRSRSRSRGKRSRRSRSDSRGRRSRSHRSGSNDRKR
- the LOC124175138 gene encoding putative RNA-binding protein Luc7-like 2 isoform X1 — protein: MTAHDQMRAMLDQLMGTGRNGENNKFQVKYSDPKVCKSFLLACCPHEILSSTRMDLGECPQIHDLALRADYEAAQKKRDHFYDIDAMEHLQNFIADCDRRTEQAKQRLAETQEELSAEVAAKANNVHVLAEEIGKKLAKAEQLGEEGFVEESMKLMGEIDELRKKKNEAEQEYRNSMPASSYQQQKLRVCEVCSAYLGIHDNDRRLADHFGGKLHLGFIKIREKLAELEKTVEDRRKEKRETMMDRDRQRDREREDRDRDRSRGGLSTGYRERDRDRDRDRERARRDRRRSRSRSRSRGKRSRRSRSDSRGRRSRSHRSGSNDRKR
- the LOC124175138 gene encoding putative RNA-binding protein Luc7-like 1 isoform X3, whose product is MDLGECPQIHDLALRADYEAAQKKRDHFYDIDAMEHLQNFIADCDRRTEQAKQRLAETQEELSAEVAAKANNVHVLAEEIGKKLAKAEQLGEEGFVEESMKLMGEIDELRKKKNEAEQEYRNSMPASSYQQQKLRVCEVCSAYLGIHDNDRRLADHFGGKLHLGFIKIREKLAELEKTVEDRRKEKRETMMDRDRQRDREREDRDRDRSRGGLSTGYRERDRDRDRDRERARRDRRRSRSRSRSRGKRSRRSRSDSRGRRSRSHRSGSNDRKR